The following coding sequences are from one Cystobacter fuscus DSM 2262 window:
- a CDS encoding pentapeptide repeat-containing protein — protein MTGLKNVIFRDKEIKNERLELADKGALYFLSSNLTLKDCTIILKVSARNLIIKDARFIDCSFEVKQELKNHQQWVYASLKGCRFKGSLSGCDFGHWPDYSTGAENGAIEDCDFSEARLDGCRFMGCDPRTLRFPKWPCFTILNPIQNASELRRATWPGSFGEVTVQGLDQQPRPTAAVTLFAPAMARRHETTPDALRAVIEKFDCIVY, from the coding sequence ATGACAGGATTGAAGAATGTCATCTTCAGGGACAAGGAAATCAAAAATGAAAGATTGGAGCTGGCGGATAAGGGAGCGCTTTATTTCCTTAGCTCCAACCTGACCTTGAAAGACTGCACCATTATCCTGAAGGTGTCCGCCAGGAATCTGATCATCAAGGATGCCCGGTTTATCGACTGCTCCTTTGAGGTGAAGCAGGAACTGAAGAACCATCAGCAGTGGGTGTATGCCTCCCTGAAGGGTTGCCGGTTCAAGGGGAGCCTGTCGGGGTGTGACTTTGGCCACTGGCCCGACTACTCGACAGGGGCGGAGAACGGAGCCATCGAGGACTGCGACTTCAGCGAGGCGCGCCTGGATGGTTGCCGTTTCATGGGCTGTGATCCTCGAACCTTGCGGTTTCCCAAGTGGCCATGCTTCACCATTTTGAACCCTATTCAAAATGCCAGCGAACTCCGTCGCGCGACATGGCCCGGCAGCTTTGGTGAGGTCACCGTGCAGGGACTCGATCAGCAGCCGAGGCCCACGGCTGCCGTGACGCTGTTCGCTCCCGCCATGGCCAGGAGACACGAGACCACCCCGGATGCACTCAGGGCCGTCATCGAGAAGTTCGACTGCATTGTCTACTGA